Genomic segment of Candidatus Stygibacter australis:
AAATTCCTGGATGTCGATAAAGTGTTGATCAGAGAAGTGCCTGCATCTCATGCTCAATATGATGAAATAGAGGCAGTGGCAGATTTCTTTGCAGGAGAAGTATCTTCTTATGGCAATAACTACCAGGTATATCGGGTGAATACACCTAATAACCAGCCTTATACCAATTCACTGATCTTGAATGATCATGTTTATGTACCTACAGTTGGCAGTCAGTATGATGATGATGCAATCGCTTCCTATGAAGCAGCTATGCCGGGATATACGATTGTAAATGTGCCTGATGGTGGAGCGGGCTGGGAATCTACTGATGCCTTGCATTGCCGAGCCAAGGGAATAGCTGATCGGCAGATGCTTTATATCCATCATCTGCCCTTACTGGATGATCAACCTGCTGATGTGGACCTCAATATCAGTGCTGAACTTACTGCCTATAGCGGAGCAGGAATTCTGGAAGGTGAAGTGATCATGCATTACAAGATTGCTGATGGTGAATGGATTGATGTGGTGATGGAATCTACCGATCCGATCACTTGGGAAGCAGATATCCCCGGTCAACCAGAAGGTTCAGTAGTACACTATTATATCAGTGCCATGGATGGTGATGGTAATACGGCTATGCATCCACTGATCGGTGAACCTGATCCTCATGAATATTATGCCGGTGGTACGCAGGCTCCTCAACTGGTATTTAGCCCTGCTGAATTTGAACTTGTGATGACCAGTGATACTACAGAGGTGAGAACCCTGGAACTTACAAATGGTGGTGGGGGAGAGCTCAATTACTCCATCGAATTTATGGAAACTACTCGCGATATAACCGGCAGCTATGTGTCATGCGGAAATGATTTCTTTAGCCCTGGAGAAACCATTGAGCTGGAATTTACTGCCTATAATGGCAGTGAAGACAGCGAATGGGTAAAAGAAGTCTATATAGATTTTCCGGAAGGATTTAATGTGCTCAGTGCCACAGATTTCGTGGGTGGCTCTGGTGGTGATCTGCTGTTTAGAGGACCTACAGGAAATGGAGCATTATGCTACTGGATGGGTCAAACTGTAAGCGGTTGGGGTCTTTTGCAGGAAGGTGAATATGCCACTTGTACGGTAGAAATTGAAGTTGCTCCTGATTTCACCGGAAATGCTGTATTGAACTGGACTATCTTAGGTGATGAATATGGTGAAGAACCACATGAGATCAGCGGAGATATTGAGCTGGAAATATATGGCGGTCCAGTAAACT
This window contains:
- a CDS encoding agmatine deiminase family protein gives rise to the protein MKKLLLIISLMIAISLFAVEKIDVLENDPFPLTHWLSAAEAARWDEIGRDFYETDPPVGPVHNVAEFETMEGVLIRYPFGIPMGLIIALSEQTKLLTIVSSTSQQNTVLSQYNSQGVNTANCEFLIAPTDSYWTRDYGPWYVIDGNDEFGIVNFPYNRPRPNDNDIPIEVADYLDINLFGMDVIQTGGNYMTDGFSISASTNIAYDENSISNDEVDQRMLDYLGIQTYYVIDDPNNTYIDHIDCWGKFLDVDKVLIREVPASHAQYDEIEAVADFFAGEVSSYGNNYQVYRVNTPNNQPYTNSLILNDHVYVPTVGSQYDDDAIASYEAAMPGYTIVNVPDGGAGWESTDALHCRAKGIADRQMLYIHHLPLLDDQPADVDLNISAELTAYSGAGILEGEVIMHYKIADGEWIDVVMESTDPITWEADIPGQPEGSVVHYYISAMDGDGNTAMHPLIGEPDPHEYYAGGTQAPQLVFSPAEFELVMTSDTTEVRTLELTNGGGGELNYSIEFMETTRDITGSYVSCGNDFFSPGETIELEFTAYNGSEDSEWVKEVYIDFPEGFNVLSATDFVGGSGGDLLFRGPTGNGALCYWMGQTVSGWGLLQEGEYATCTVEIEVAPDFTGNAVLNWTILGDEYGEEPHEISGDIELEIYGGPVNWISADQLSGQLWAQETDEITLTFDTTGLADGDYPCNIVVSWNEAETIIPVMLTVLSMPADENEIAPLITSAVIYPNPFNDNGQRDLITLEFSIAEPVNDFEIAVYNLKGQKVADLYQGEMTQGEHQIYWNGKTINGQSAAAGLYFYKLSSKEFSIYKKAIILK